Proteins co-encoded in one Sparus aurata chromosome 18, fSpaAur1.1, whole genome shotgun sequence genomic window:
- the zbtb3 gene encoding zinc finger and BTB domain-containing protein 3 isoform X1 gives MAAVFMKTDVLLSTSCLFLAVSLRMALLRVAGCVYTDTTEEKQHCVSWKKTSLGQQLEVMEFPQHSQQLLSALCSQRQRGFLCDCTVLVGSSRFLAHRAVLASCSPFFHMFYSDSPGISGGNGTSSSVTLDSDIVTAAAFGLLLDFVYEGVLRLEEAPPVEDILAAASFLHMNEVVRVCKRRLQRRGPLAEADSTRSEESAGARRAIETGREGGGNGGAEPAAAMAGDHSNLVAMAAPLSSVSVSGERRQLECERRTGRGSSEARVQTPLSPDLADTTQPGMDAPPLPPGGELVQGLIVGPSALTSAGYTRLRAGGHGEGSVLCSPCSTTETYSHSSNQQPSSSSSLVPVRQATGPSVVSLSQSESSLSPRPHRDSVRKPSETDRSGASSGGQQMVMLIQSSSLMSNLETNPTHSPPQRATPQIQIQSAVSLQRQSLNFHVAETQTIKRPDRDMRAMSRMRTDDNDAENVKVKVEAIVISDEELEEEREESREGEPVMEVDDEFEDDIQEEELNNPQFLSSHQQDLLQMSFKSHPNDYSFPLSPSSSSSGAGPSSQDTSSFTASLIPSSVAQHHSDHPAYFQDFQDSMGNIVEDVPTCGVCGKTFSCTYTLRRHAIVHTRERPYECRYCYRSYTQSGDLYRHIRKAHDHTLPAKRSKSDMEPSLPTQQPQQQQQPPPPPPPPPPSLS, from the exons ATGGCTGCTGTATTCATGAAAACAGACGTGCtgctttccacttcctgtttgtttctcGCTGTCAGCCTGAGGATGGCGCTGTTGCGTGTAGCGGGCTGCGTTTACACCGACACCACAGAGGAAAAGCAGCATTGTGTGTCCTGGAAGAAAACATCTCTCGGACAGCAGCTGGAG GTGATGGAGTTCCCTCAGCATTCCcagcagctgctgtcagctctgTGCTCGCAGCGCCAGCGGGGCTTCCTCTGTGACTGCACTGTCCTGGTCGGCTCATCCCGTTTCCTGGCtcacagggctgttttggccTCCTGCTCACCTTTTTTCCACATGTTCTACTCAGACTCTCCAGGGATTAGTGGTGGAAATGGCACCAGCAGCTCCGTCACACTCGACAGCGACATTGTCACGGCTGCTGCATTTGGCTTGCTCTTGGACTTTGTCTATGAAGGGGTGCTACGGCTGGAAGAGGCTCCACCAGTGGAGGACATATTGGCTGCTGCAAGCTTTCTGCACATGAACGAGGTGGTGAGAGTGTGTAAAAGAAGACTACAGAGACGAGGGCCTCTGGCTGAGGCAGACAGCACTCGCTCTGAAGAGAGTGCTGGGGCGAGGAGGGCAATAGAGACAGGAAGGGAGGGTGGGGGTAATGGTGGAGCTGAGCCTGCGGCAGCCATGGCAGGAGATCACTCGAATCTTGTCGCCATGGCAGCGCCACTTTCATCAGTGTCAGtttcaggagagaggagacagttgGAGTGTGAGCGGAGGACTGGCAGGGGGTCATCAGAGGCACGAGTTCAGACTCCTTTGAGCCCTGACCTCGCTGACACCACGCAGCCAGGCATGGACGCCCCTCCTCTGCCCCCAGGTGGAGAGCTGGTGCAGGGACTCATCGTGGGCCCATCTGCCCTTACATCAGCAGGTTACACCAGGTTGAGGGCTGGAGGTCATGGAGAGGGGTCGGTACTCTGCAGCCCATGCAGCACCACTGAGACATACAG CCACAGCAGTAACCAGCAGCCctcatcttcttcctccctgGTACCAGTGAGGCAGGCTACTGGTCCATCAGTGGTCTCTCTGTCCCAGTCAGAGTCAAGCCTTTCCCCAAGACCCCATCGTGACTCTGTACGGAAACCCTCGGAGACTGACCGCAGCGGTGCATCAAGTGGAGGACAACAGATGGTCATGTTAATCCAATCATCATCACTAATGTCAAACTTGGAAACAAACCCAACACACTCGCCCCCACAGCGTGCAACTCCCCAGATTCAAATCCAGAGCGCTGTGTCACTCCAACGCCAAAGCTTGAACTTCCACGTTGCTGAAACCCAAACCATTAAGAGACCTGACAGGGATATGAGAGCTATGAGCCGAATGAGGACAGATGACAATGATGCAGAGAATGTGAAAGTCAAAGTGGAGGCCATTGTTATATCGGATGAGGAgttagaggaggagagagaggaaagcaggGAGGGGGAACCAGTAATGGAAGTAGACGATGAGTTTGAGGATGACATCCAAGAAGAGGAGCTGAACAACCCTCAGTTCCTCTCCTCCCACCAACAGGATCTCCTACAAATGTCATTCAAAAGCCATCCAAATGACTACTCCTTCCcgctctctccctcctcgtcctcctccggTGCCGGGCCCTCCTCCCAGGACACTTCCTCCTTCACTGCCTCTCTCATTCCTTCATCTGTGGCTCAGCATCATTCAGACCATCCTGCCTACTTCCAGGACTTTCAGGACTCTATGGGGAACATTGTGGAGGATGTTCCCACATGTGGCGTCTGTGGAAAGACTTTCTCGTGTACATACACACTAAGGCGCCATGCCATTGTACACACACGTGAACGTCCGTACGAGTGTCGCTACTGCTACCGGAGCTACACACAGTCAGGCGACCTGTATCGACATATTCGCAAAGCTCATGACCACACGCTGCCGGCGAAACGCAGCAAGTCAGACATGGAGCCATCCCTGCCaacacaacaaccacaacaacaacaacaaccaccaccaccaccaccaccgccccCACCGTCTCTGAGCTAA
- the LOC115568785 gene encoding seipin-like: protein MDRESDLSQGDVGEPSLLNAQVLLRLQKAVVNMVLRIRQTIVQSFVVSSVVVLLLWIAAFLYGSFYYSYMPRAAFSTPVHYYYRTDCESPSSFLCTYPVANISLMRNKKNVLTFGQAYQISLQLEMPDSPANREQGMFMIRAACFSRDGGQVASSSRHASKQLSASSSRFGILRYQSDLLRYLGTLLFLPAFLSGAAEQKQILEVELFSDYTDDPYTPSATAVIEILSNKVQIYSSHLYVHAHFSGLRYLLFNFPLISAVVGVSSNFIFLSLLFLISYMRLLFKVEWSPGQLRSDGLLSFEGTTMNNNQQGDGKDAASSAEPPGPQQTTPTNVSMDGYDTEGHNRQMNGQSGRNESESINNGEGEGDEGGLTKLPFTTNKYIE, encoded by the exons ATGGATCGTGAGAGCGATTTGTCTCAAGGAGATGTTGGAGAGCCGTCGCTCCTCAATGCTCAGGTGCTGCTGAGGCTCCAGAAGGCTGTCGTCAATATGGTCTTACGCATCCGACAGACCATTGTACAAAGCTTtgttgtgtcttctgttgttgtcCTGCTCCTCTGGATCGCCGCCTTTTTATATGGGAGCTTCTACTACTCCTACATGCCCAGGGCGGCTTTTTCCACACCTGTGCACTATTATTACAG GACAGACTGTGAATCCCCCTCCTCTTTTTTGTGCACTTATCCAGTGGCCAACATCTCACTGATGAGGaacaagaaaaat GTTCTGACATTCGGCCAAGCCTATCAGATCTCCCTGCAACTGGAGATGCCTGATTCTCCAGCCAATCGGGAACAGGGGATGTTCATGATCAGGGCAGCCTGTTTCTCTCGGGACGGAGGCCAAGTTGCCTCCTCTTCTCGCCAT GCAAGTAAACAGCTGTCTGCCTCCAGCTCTCGCTTT GGTATTCTGCGATACCAATCAGACCTGCTCAGGTACCTGGGAACACTGCTGTTCCTCCCAGCCTTTCTGAGTGGAGCCGCTGAGCAGAAACAAATACTGGAGGTGGAGCTCTTCTCAGACTACACAGACGACCCC TACACCCCTTCTGCCACTGCTGTCATTGAGATCCTGTCCAACAAGGTGCAGATCTACTCTTCACATCTCTATGTTCATGCTCATTTCAGTGGTCTAAG GTACCTGTTGTTCAACTTCCCTCTCATATCAGCCGTGGTGGGTGTGTCGAGCAACTTCATCTTCCTCAGTCTGCTCTTCCTCATCAGCTACATGCGGCTGCTGTTTAAAGTCGAATGGAGTCCAGGGCAG CTCCGATCAGATGGGTTGCTGTCATTCGAGGGGACGACCATGAACAACAACCAGCAAGGGGACGGAAAAGATGCTGCAA GTTCTGCAGAACCGCCTGGTCCGCAGCAGACAACCCCAACAAATGTGAGCATGGATGGATACGACACAGAGGGGCATAACAGACAGATGAATGGTCAGAGTGGACGAAATGAATCCGAGTCCATCAATaatggagagggagaaggagatgaggGAGGACTCACAAAGCTCCCATTCACCACTAACAAATACATTGAGTGA
- the zbtb3 gene encoding zinc finger and BTB domain-containing protein 3 isoform X2, with protein sequence MEFPQHSQQLLSALCSQRQRGFLCDCTVLVGSSRFLAHRAVLASCSPFFHMFYSDSPGISGGNGTSSSVTLDSDIVTAAAFGLLLDFVYEGVLRLEEAPPVEDILAAASFLHMNEVVRVCKRRLQRRGPLAEADSTRSEESAGARRAIETGREGGGNGGAEPAAAMAGDHSNLVAMAAPLSSVSVSGERRQLECERRTGRGSSEARVQTPLSPDLADTTQPGMDAPPLPPGGELVQGLIVGPSALTSAGYTRLRAGGHGEGSVLCSPCSTTETYSHSSNQQPSSSSSLVPVRQATGPSVVSLSQSESSLSPRPHRDSVRKPSETDRSGASSGGQQMVMLIQSSSLMSNLETNPTHSPPQRATPQIQIQSAVSLQRQSLNFHVAETQTIKRPDRDMRAMSRMRTDDNDAENVKVKVEAIVISDEELEEEREESREGEPVMEVDDEFEDDIQEEELNNPQFLSSHQQDLLQMSFKSHPNDYSFPLSPSSSSSGAGPSSQDTSSFTASLIPSSVAQHHSDHPAYFQDFQDSMGNIVEDVPTCGVCGKTFSCTYTLRRHAIVHTRERPYECRYCYRSYTQSGDLYRHIRKAHDHTLPAKRSKSDMEPSLPTQQPQQQQQPPPPPPPPPPSLS encoded by the exons ATGGAGTTCCCTCAGCATTCCcagcagctgctgtcagctctgTGCTCGCAGCGCCAGCGGGGCTTCCTCTGTGACTGCACTGTCCTGGTCGGCTCATCCCGTTTCCTGGCtcacagggctgttttggccTCCTGCTCACCTTTTTTCCACATGTTCTACTCAGACTCTCCAGGGATTAGTGGTGGAAATGGCACCAGCAGCTCCGTCACACTCGACAGCGACATTGTCACGGCTGCTGCATTTGGCTTGCTCTTGGACTTTGTCTATGAAGGGGTGCTACGGCTGGAAGAGGCTCCACCAGTGGAGGACATATTGGCTGCTGCAAGCTTTCTGCACATGAACGAGGTGGTGAGAGTGTGTAAAAGAAGACTACAGAGACGAGGGCCTCTGGCTGAGGCAGACAGCACTCGCTCTGAAGAGAGTGCTGGGGCGAGGAGGGCAATAGAGACAGGAAGGGAGGGTGGGGGTAATGGTGGAGCTGAGCCTGCGGCAGCCATGGCAGGAGATCACTCGAATCTTGTCGCCATGGCAGCGCCACTTTCATCAGTGTCAGtttcaggagagaggagacagttgGAGTGTGAGCGGAGGACTGGCAGGGGGTCATCAGAGGCACGAGTTCAGACTCCTTTGAGCCCTGACCTCGCTGACACCACGCAGCCAGGCATGGACGCCCCTCCTCTGCCCCCAGGTGGAGAGCTGGTGCAGGGACTCATCGTGGGCCCATCTGCCCTTACATCAGCAGGTTACACCAGGTTGAGGGCTGGAGGTCATGGAGAGGGGTCGGTACTCTGCAGCCCATGCAGCACCACTGAGACATACAG CCACAGCAGTAACCAGCAGCCctcatcttcttcctccctgGTACCAGTGAGGCAGGCTACTGGTCCATCAGTGGTCTCTCTGTCCCAGTCAGAGTCAAGCCTTTCCCCAAGACCCCATCGTGACTCTGTACGGAAACCCTCGGAGACTGACCGCAGCGGTGCATCAAGTGGAGGACAACAGATGGTCATGTTAATCCAATCATCATCACTAATGTCAAACTTGGAAACAAACCCAACACACTCGCCCCCACAGCGTGCAACTCCCCAGATTCAAATCCAGAGCGCTGTGTCACTCCAACGCCAAAGCTTGAACTTCCACGTTGCTGAAACCCAAACCATTAAGAGACCTGACAGGGATATGAGAGCTATGAGCCGAATGAGGACAGATGACAATGATGCAGAGAATGTGAAAGTCAAAGTGGAGGCCATTGTTATATCGGATGAGGAgttagaggaggagagagaggaaagcaggGAGGGGGAACCAGTAATGGAAGTAGACGATGAGTTTGAGGATGACATCCAAGAAGAGGAGCTGAACAACCCTCAGTTCCTCTCCTCCCACCAACAGGATCTCCTACAAATGTCATTCAAAAGCCATCCAAATGACTACTCCTTCCcgctctctccctcctcgtcctcctccggTGCCGGGCCCTCCTCCCAGGACACTTCCTCCTTCACTGCCTCTCTCATTCCTTCATCTGTGGCTCAGCATCATTCAGACCATCCTGCCTACTTCCAGGACTTTCAGGACTCTATGGGGAACATTGTGGAGGATGTTCCCACATGTGGCGTCTGTGGAAAGACTTTCTCGTGTACATACACACTAAGGCGCCATGCCATTGTACACACACGTGAACGTCCGTACGAGTGTCGCTACTGCTACCGGAGCTACACACAGTCAGGCGACCTGTATCGACATATTCGCAAAGCTCATGACCACACGCTGCCGGCGAAACGCAGCAAGTCAGACATGGAGCCATCCCTGCCaacacaacaaccacaacaacaacaacaaccaccaccaccaccaccaccgccccCACCGTCTCTGAGCTAA
- the rnaseh2c gene encoding ribonuclease H2 subunit C yields MSCNTSVTRVQVSSVGQAQRATVHLMPCEIQHDGPAQVSQYMTATTKDHKHEKTVSFRGRGLKGQELSCPQGYTGLVLKEIDKPGSDQEDRTVRLSSVFDKLTYWNLETPPNSDDTVVMAMDWPELADAIHGPVDD; encoded by the exons ATGTCCTGTAACACAAGTGTTACTCGTGTTCAAGTGTCATCTGTGGGCCAGGCACAGAGAGCCACAGTCCACCTGATGCCCTGTGAGATTCAACACGATGGGCCGGCCCAGGTGTCACAATACATGACTGCCACCACTAAAGACCACAAACATG AGAAGACCGTGTCATTCAGAGGGCGTGGGTTGAAGGGGCAGGAGCTCAGCTGTCCACAGGGCTACACTGGCTTAGTGCTGAAAGAGATCGACAAGCCTGGCTCAGACCAAGAG gACAGGACAGTGAGGTTATCCTCTGTGTTTGACAAGCTGACCTACTGGAACCTGGAGACACCTCCGAACTCTGACGATACAGTTGTGATGGCAATGGACTGGCCAGAGTTGGCTGACGCA ATCCACGGGCCAGTAGATGACTGA
- the trpt1 gene encoding tRNA 2'-phosphotransferase 1 has protein sequence MAQYGDRGGGRGGRGGRGRRGNRGGEDRDVRLSKSMSYALRHGASQMGLQMGTDGFLFVEELLAHPQFHSYTLEDVERVVATNDKQRFKLHSHPEDGRLQIRASQGHSIQVKDLELKPVLAGSSDCPAEAVHGSYLRNWSSIQQQGLNRMKRTHIHLAPGLPGDDGVISGMRRDCDLAVYIDVPKALADGIEFFWSENGVLLTAGNAEGKLLPKYFSRALRLRPTRSILPLQ, from the exons ATGGCGCAATACggtgacagaggaggaggaagaggaggcagaggagggagaggaaggaggggaaatCGTGGTGGAGAG GACAGAGATGTCCGCCTGTCCAAGTCCATGTCCTATGCGCTTCGTCATGGAGCCAGCCAGATGGGTCTTCAAATGGGTACAG ATGGCTTTCTGTTCGTGGAGGAACTCCTGGCTCACCCACAGTTCCACTCATACACACTGGAAGATGTCGAAAGAGTCGTGGCGACAAATGATAAGCAGCGCTTTAAGCTTCACTCCCACCCGGAGGACGGCCGCCTGCAGATTCGAGCCAGTCAGGGCCATTCAATTCAG GTAAAGGATTTGGAGCTGAAACCGGTCCTGGCTGGTTCTTCAGACTGCCCTGCTGAGGCCGTTCATGGCTCTTACCTCCGCAACTGGAGCTCCATCCAGCAGCAGGGCCTGAACCGCATGAAGAGAACGCACATTCACCTGGCACCGGGCCTGCCAGGGGATGATGGCGTCATCAGCG GTATGAGGAGAGATTGTGATTTAGCCGTGTATATCGATGTCCCCAAAGCTCTCGCTG ACGGTATCGAGTTCTTCTGGTCAGAAAACGGTGTGCTGCTGACTGCAGGCAACGCAGAGGGGAAACTTCTCCCTAAATACTTCAGCCGAGCCTTAAGACTGAGACCTACAA GGAGCATCCTGCCGCTACAGTAA